From a region of the Lactuca sativa cultivar Salinas chromosome 4, Lsat_Salinas_v11, whole genome shotgun sequence genome:
- the LOC111902715 gene encoding uncharacterized protein LOC111902715, whose amino-acid sequence MSATMMMPATESQSVAANLNAPTMEVEFAECDCCGLTEECTPAYMERIRERYQGKWICGLCGEAVKDEIVRSERLITTEEAMTRHMTFCRASKSSGPPPNPAVHLIAAMRQILRRSLDSPRSLRSMPSSPTKNTGAGAGALARSESCMPTLTLAVVDSSPYDELEAPEE is encoded by the coding sequence ATGTCTGCTACGATGATGATGCCTGCGACGGAATCACAGTCAGTGGCGGCGAATCTGAATGCTCCGACGATGGAAGTAGAGTTTGCCGAGTGCGATTGTTGTGGATTGACGGAGGAGTGTACGCCGGCGTACATGGAGAGAATTCGAGAAAGGTATCAAGGGAAATGGATCTGCGGTTTATGTGGAGAGGCGGTGAAAGACGAAATAGTGAGAAGCGAACGGCTGATCACCACCGAGGAAGCGATGACGCGTCACATGACGTTTTGTAGGGCGTCGAAGTCATCTGGTCCGCCGCCTAATCCGGCGGTTCATTTAATCGCCGCCATGAGACAGATTCTCCGGCGAAGTTTGGATTCACCTAGATCCTTGAGGTCTATGCCTAGTAGTCCGACGAAGAACACCGGCGCCGGCGCCGGCGCACTTGCTCGATCGGAGAGCTGTATGCCGACTCTAACGCTTGCTGTTGTTGATTCATCTCCGTATGATGAACTCGAAGCACCTGAAGAATGA